A genomic window from Bdellovibrio sp. SKB1291214 includes:
- a CDS encoding C1 family peptidase, giving the protein MNWKLGANHLTAALGLFLCLTYGQLSAVNAQPPVCAHVFSGTPWGSLRSDFKHNTHYTKEIPQEVEVKNQCNLGTCHLHSWLASIEKTYTRRTGDVMPLSNHYLSAKQLLTRSLMQMNDNSPDSVNRADIDLGAGPFNSRDSILEFGVIPESVWTPKTEFYKNPTAQKMKEYFENIIARTKSYVAKAQSPEEKQKALAHGEEQLRSLFNDFVGELPSKFNWKGQQWTPQEFAKEYFSFFEGPQKQMIVLANRKGMPYAEQVKSDTKVYTDLNTVEATAALLIDRGQMVYLAYEHHAEYVDKPSGILSIRAFYTPSYAKPLTRTLREQFDKNDGGHAVQIVGYERDPQTGKILKWKIKNSWGTASGDDGYYHMYDDYFRAFAKSIAYSEYNPGVSLKMSVKGH; this is encoded by the coding sequence ATGAATTGGAAATTGGGCGCAAATCATTTAACGGCGGCTTTGGGGTTATTCCTATGTCTAACATATGGTCAACTCTCTGCCGTAAATGCGCAGCCCCCGGTTTGCGCACATGTGTTCTCCGGAACACCCTGGGGTTCACTTCGCTCCGACTTCAAACACAACACACACTACACCAAAGAAATTCCGCAAGAGGTGGAAGTAAAGAACCAATGCAATCTTGGTACATGCCATTTGCACTCCTGGCTTGCCTCTATTGAAAAGACCTACACTCGTCGCACGGGTGATGTCATGCCTCTGTCAAACCATTATCTCAGCGCCAAGCAATTGTTAACTCGCTCATTGATGCAAATGAATGATAATAGCCCTGACTCTGTAAATCGGGCTGATATTGATTTGGGAGCGGGCCCCTTCAATTCTCGCGACAGCATTTTGGAATTCGGCGTGATCCCCGAAAGCGTTTGGACCCCTAAGACAGAGTTTTATAAAAATCCGACGGCGCAAAAGATGAAAGAGTATTTTGAAAATATCATCGCACGCACCAAATCTTATGTAGCAAAGGCGCAGAGTCCGGAGGAAAAACAAAAAGCCCTAGCGCACGGCGAGGAACAACTTAGATCCTTGTTCAATGATTTCGTCGGTGAACTGCCTTCGAAATTTAATTGGAAAGGTCAACAATGGACTCCACAAGAATTTGCAAAGGAATATTTCTCGTTCTTTGAAGGTCCGCAAAAACAAATGATTGTTCTGGCAAATCGCAAAGGAATGCCATATGCAGAACAAGTCAAGTCAGACACGAAGGTTTACACCGACTTAAACACGGTGGAAGCGACCGCAGCCCTACTGATTGATCGCGGGCAAATGGTTTACTTAGCTTATGAGCATCATGCGGAGTATGTCGACAAACCATCGGGCATTTTATCCATCCGTGCATTCTATACGCCCTCCTATGCAAAACCTTTAACGCGTACTTTGCGGGAGCAATTTGACAAAAACGATGGCGGTCATGCCGTGCAGATCGTTGGATATGAGCGTGACCCACAAACAGGTAAGATCTTAAAATGGAAAATTAAAAACAGTTGGGGTACAGCCTCAGGTGACGATGGCTATTACCACATGTATGACGATTACTTTAGAGCGTTTGCTAAGAGTATTGCCTACTCAGAGTACAATCCTGGAGTGAGTCTAAAAATGTCCGTAAAAGGCCACTAA
- a CDS encoding IucA/IucC family protein, with product MKWFSLIISILMALPAFADLERWQKWEVERNDLQSNEQLYHKLPNIQELKAYQTKTLYMVEVEPRFVDFIHAPGLEGVPNELRSADGKIKFFIHPSSLHLFNELISHGKLTKVEAKPTTSPRTFFVSDLLVKVSLSDKINGAIRTVYPLQMQRATAVSSELSKIPEALQKEHSFGFLQEPLGVFDKTPNSPFGFLIRKIPQDIKNGQNTLVPLLSYVAKNQGESLLEQDAKSQGKSSLEIVEKSLIPALTKSYAFAVSEGVVIEAHQQNTLLELDSKGQFTGRVFYRDLDGARIDFELRKKMGLSTDLLKLQDSGWIFDLENLQKIRETTTVPKGRPEIWSPVAEKAFQMYLLGSSVYLLKKAVESQKGYSPFKIDKIIDEELQRIPHSVNSCRSVFR from the coding sequence ATGAAGTGGTTTTCGCTCATCATCTCTATCTTAATGGCATTGCCTGCATTTGCTGACCTAGAACGTTGGCAAAAATGGGAAGTCGAGCGCAATGACTTACAGTCAAACGAACAACTCTATCATAAGCTTCCTAATATTCAGGAATTAAAGGCGTATCAAACTAAGACACTTTATATGGTGGAAGTTGAACCTCGATTTGTGGATTTTATTCATGCTCCCGGTTTGGAGGGAGTTCCCAATGAGCTTAGATCTGCTGATGGCAAAATTAAATTTTTCATTCACCCATCATCCTTGCATCTTTTCAATGAGCTCATTTCCCACGGAAAGCTTACTAAGGTTGAAGCAAAGCCAACTACTTCCCCACGAACGTTTTTTGTGAGCGATCTGCTGGTGAAAGTTTCGTTGTCAGATAAAATCAACGGCGCGATCCGAACCGTATACCCTCTGCAAATGCAACGAGCAACCGCCGTCAGTTCTGAATTATCAAAAATTCCAGAGGCACTTCAAAAAGAGCACTCTTTTGGTTTTTTACAAGAGCCTTTAGGTGTTTTCGATAAAACACCCAACAGTCCCTTTGGCTTTTTAATTAGAAAAATCCCCCAAGATATTAAAAACGGACAAAACACGTTGGTACCCCTGTTGTCCTATGTCGCTAAAAACCAAGGCGAATCACTGTTAGAGCAAGATGCAAAATCTCAAGGGAAGTCTTCCTTAGAGATTGTTGAAAAATCCCTGATACCCGCTCTGACAAAGAGCTACGCTTTCGCCGTATCAGAAGGTGTCGTGATCGAGGCTCATCAACAAAATACTTTGTTAGAACTTGATTCCAAAGGTCAGTTCACCGGACGAGTTTTTTATCGAGATCTGGATGGCGCAAGAATTGACTTTGAATTAAGAAAAAAGATGGGGCTATCAACTGATCTTTTAAAGTTACAAGATAGTGGATGGATCTTTGACTTAGAAAACTTGCAGAAAATCCGTGAAACAACAACCGTTCCGAAAGGTCGTCCTGAAATATGGTCGCCCGTTGCCGAGAAAGCGTTTCAAATGTATCTATTAGGATCTTCGGTGTATTTGCTTAAAAAAGCCGTCGAAAGCCAAAAAGGCTATTCGCCATTTAAAATAGATAAGATCATTGATGAGGAGCTTCAAAGAATTCCTCATTCTGTAAACAGTTGTCGATCCGTATTTCGTTAA
- a CDS encoding EAL domain-containing protein, which yields MTLLPQSVDILKDQVVFNEGDAGDCAYIIEKGRVLVYLSKDQDEIPISILGEGEIFGEMSLIDNQDRSASVRALEDVRLSIVTKQQLLERISMADTVVQLLMRVLLKRLRRNTTANLNSGLKIADMQIESMMGSDEGAADALQQIKLENEIFQAFQNKEFELFFQPIVELKTRKIKGCEALLRWKSPTRGLIAPNVFIDVIENSSMVIPIGHWIINAALKELKIIQEHLKAKGKIKEADEFMMSINISGRQFTHSDFLENLEDLREKQGLDAKNIKLEVTERVMMDGVLALETLHKCRQHGYAISIDDFGTGFSSLQYLTQMPITYLKIDRSFVMKVLSDPKSKAVVSGIIYLARELSFEIIAEGIEHQDEALVIETLGAQYGQGYLFSKPVDHFAFMQLI from the coding sequence ATGACATTGTTACCTCAATCAGTTGATATTCTGAAAGATCAGGTCGTTTTTAATGAGGGCGACGCAGGCGACTGCGCTTACATCATCGAAAAAGGTCGTGTACTTGTTTACCTTTCCAAAGATCAAGATGAAATTCCGATTTCTATTTTGGGCGAAGGAGAAATTTTCGGCGAGATGTCACTGATCGACAACCAAGATCGCTCCGCTTCCGTTAGAGCCCTTGAAGATGTCCGTTTAAGTATCGTTACTAAACAGCAGCTTTTAGAGCGTATTTCAATGGCCGACACTGTCGTGCAATTGCTCATGCGTGTTTTATTAAAAAGACTTCGTCGTAACACCACTGCCAATTTAAACAGCGGACTAAAAATTGCCGACATGCAGATTGAAAGCATGATGGGAAGCGATGAAGGCGCTGCTGATGCACTTCAACAGATCAAATTGGAAAACGAAATATTCCAAGCCTTTCAAAACAAAGAATTTGAATTGTTCTTTCAACCCATCGTTGAACTTAAAACTCGAAAAATAAAAGGCTGTGAAGCTTTGCTTCGCTGGAAAAGTCCCACTCGCGGCTTAATCGCCCCGAATGTTTTTATCGATGTGATCGAAAACTCTTCCATGGTGATCCCTATCGGCCACTGGATTATCAATGCGGCTTTGAAAGAACTTAAAATTATCCAAGAGCATCTGAAGGCTAAGGGTAAAATCAAAGAAGCTGATGAGTTCATGATGAGTATCAATATCTCGGGACGTCAGTTTACTCACTCAGACTTTCTTGAGAACTTGGAAGATCTTCGTGAAAAACAAGGATTGGATGCTAAGAACATCAAACTGGAAGTGACAGAGCGTGTGATGATGGATGGGGTTCTGGCCCTGGAAACTCTTCATAAATGCCGTCAACATGGCTACGCGATTTCTATCGATGATTTCGGTACGGGATTTTCAAGCTTGCAGTATTTAACTCAAATGCCGATCACCTATCTTAAAATCGATCGATCCTTCGTGATGAAAGTTTTAAGTGATCCAAAATCTAAAGCCGTCGTCAGTGGTATTATTTATTTGGCTCGTGAATTGTCTTTTGAAATTATCGCAGAAGGTATCGAACACCAAGACGAAGCCCTGGTTATTGAAACTTTGGGTGCGCAGTATGGCCAAGGGTATTTGTTTTCCAAACCAGTGGATCACTTTGCGTTTATGCAACTCATTTAG
- a CDS encoding peptide ABC transporter substrate-binding protein → MKRILPALLILVSVSIYKDAKGADSKSAPFVFRLHLAGEPNQMDPNRQKSSASSYLLANLFRNIYIYDNEKGLVPDLGSCSREKSHALVCKLKKDLQWSDGSPLTSADFLRTYRRMLNPKVAAPRADLLFKIKNAEDIYKGLKEIDTLGVIAPDPLTLRFEFQGNAPDFEFNLASFLIAPSKEDVKVYSGPYKIKEWSQGQKIVLEPNFKYQGGHPQRPLVEFLFIEEDTVALQLYEKGQLHLLRRLPTLFIPKFKSRSDFHWISVLRFDYLGFGPELQKNEDSRKALTYSLNYPELQKLFSSKGRPGCAGLPDSWFPEKAPCFDYDLKKVKKIKSDKTFTLMFSSLGGEDHKRATEWMQAQWQKNASLRLHLEMKENKVFLNELQTSPPAIFRKGIAPDRPTCLAALETFGSHSPENYIDLRSPEFDKILEQLGSATKTSEQKKLCLTGVKFLMDRNLIIPLGAFDFAMLIKPEFVGWKFNQMNQLDLSQLHPRP, encoded by the coding sequence ATGAAACGCATTCTTCCGGCACTTTTAATTCTTGTTTCTGTTTCTATTTATAAAGACGCCAAAGGTGCTGATTCAAAGTCAGCACCTTTTGTTTTTAGACTGCATCTGGCTGGTGAGCCCAATCAAATGGACCCCAATCGCCAGAAGTCCTCTGCCTCCAGCTATTTGTTAGCAAATCTTTTCCGTAATATTTATATCTATGACAACGAGAAGGGACTGGTACCAGATCTTGGCTCCTGCTCTCGCGAAAAATCTCATGCTTTGGTCTGTAAGCTCAAGAAAGACCTTCAATGGAGTGATGGCTCCCCGCTCACATCCGCAGATTTTTTACGTACTTATAGAAGAATGCTAAATCCAAAAGTTGCAGCCCCCCGCGCTGATTTATTGTTTAAGATCAAAAATGCAGAAGACATATACAAAGGACTTAAAGAGATCGACACTCTGGGTGTCATCGCACCCGATCCACTCACTTTGCGATTTGAGTTTCAAGGCAATGCTCCGGACTTTGAATTTAATTTAGCAAGCTTCCTGATAGCTCCCAGTAAAGAGGACGTAAAAGTTTACTCAGGTCCCTATAAAATTAAGGAGTGGTCGCAAGGTCAAAAAATCGTGCTTGAACCAAACTTTAAATATCAAGGGGGTCACCCACAAAGACCCCTCGTCGAATTCCTATTTATCGAAGAAGACACTGTGGCTTTGCAGCTTTATGAAAAAGGACAATTGCACCTGCTGCGCAGATTACCAACCCTGTTCATTCCAAAATTCAAATCCCGTTCAGACTTTCATTGGATTTCTGTTTTACGCTTTGATTATTTGGGATTTGGACCGGAGCTGCAGAAAAACGAGGACTCTCGTAAAGCTTTGACTTACTCCCTTAACTACCCAGAACTTCAAAAGCTTTTTTCTTCCAAAGGCAGACCTGGCTGTGCTGGACTTCCCGATTCGTGGTTTCCAGAAAAAGCTCCTTGTTTCGATTATGATTTAAAAAAGGTGAAGAAAATAAAAAGCGATAAAACATTCACGTTGATGTTTTCATCATTAGGCGGTGAAGACCACAAGCGTGCTACAGAGTGGATGCAAGCTCAATGGCAGAAAAATGCCAGCCTTCGTCTTCATTTAGAAATGAAGGAAAACAAAGTCTTCCTCAATGAGCTTCAAACCAGTCCTCCGGCAATTTTTCGCAAAGGTATTGCTCCTGATCGCCCCACTTGCTTAGCAGCACTTGAAACATTTGGCAGTCACTCTCCTGAAAATTACATCGATCTAAGAAGCCCTGAGTTCGATAAGATCCTTGAGCAATTGGGAAGTGCCACAAAAACCAGCGAACAAAAAAAATTATGTCTCACAGGCGTAAAGTTTTTAATGGATCGGAACTTGATCATCCCACTGGGAGCCTTTGACTTTGCAATGCTGATCAAGCCCGAGTTTGTTGGGTGGAAATTCAATCAAATGAATCAGCTGGACTTGTCGCAGTTACATCCAAGACCTTAA
- a CDS encoding acyl-CoA dehydrogenase: MSDVTNARPALTTLSEDETAFRDAVRAFAESEIKPHVTHMDEKAEMNKDILKKLFEMGLMGIETPEKYGGAGSTFTMACLAVEEIGRVDGSVSVLVDVQNTLTTNAFLKWGTEAQKEKYLGAMASKWVGAYALSESSSGSDAFALKLKAEDKGDKWVLNGSKLWITNGNEADVFICFANIDTAKGYKGITAFIVEKSFKGFKVGKKEDKLGIRASSTCELLFENCEVPKENVLGEVGKGYKIAIETLNEGRIGIGAQMIGIAQGAYEAALNYVKGREQFGKPIAHFQGVQFQLAEMRTELEAARLMVYNAARLKDAGLDFIESAAMAKLYSSRAAEKITSKAIDLFGGNGFTKEYPVEKFWRDAKIGQIYEGTTNMQLQTIAKMELDK; encoded by the coding sequence ATGTCTGACGTAACTAACGCACGTCCAGCTCTGACAACACTATCTGAAGACGAAACAGCTTTCCGCGATGCTGTGAGAGCCTTCGCAGAATCTGAAATCAAACCCCATGTGACACACATGGACGAAAAAGCTGAGATGAACAAAGACATCCTTAAAAAGCTTTTCGAAATGGGCTTGATGGGTATCGAGACTCCAGAAAAATACGGCGGCGCAGGTTCCACTTTCACAATGGCTTGCTTGGCTGTTGAAGAAATCGGTCGCGTAGACGGTTCAGTTTCTGTTCTTGTAGACGTACAAAATACTCTGACTACAAATGCATTCCTTAAATGGGGTACTGAAGCGCAAAAAGAAAAATACCTAGGCGCCATGGCTTCAAAATGGGTGGGCGCTTACGCATTGTCTGAATCTTCTTCTGGTTCTGATGCATTCGCATTAAAACTTAAAGCAGAAGATAAAGGTGATAAGTGGGTTTTGAACGGTTCAAAACTATGGATCACAAACGGTAACGAAGCTGACGTATTCATCTGCTTTGCGAACATCGACACTGCTAAAGGCTACAAAGGCATCACAGCGTTCATCGTAGAGAAATCTTTCAAAGGCTTCAAAGTTGGTAAAAAAGAAGACAAGCTCGGCATCCGCGCTTCTTCGACTTGCGAATTGTTGTTTGAAAACTGCGAAGTACCAAAAGAGAACGTCCTTGGCGAAGTTGGCAAAGGCTACAAAATTGCTATCGAAACATTGAATGAAGGTCGTATTGGTATCGGTGCCCAAATGATCGGTATCGCTCAAGGCGCATACGAAGCTGCTTTGAATTATGTTAAAGGTCGTGAGCAATTCGGCAAACCTATCGCTCATTTCCAAGGCGTTCAATTCCAATTGGCAGAAATGCGCACAGAATTGGAAGCCGCTCGTTTGATGGTTTACAATGCCGCTCGTTTGAAAGATGCAGGCCTTGATTTCATCGAGTCAGCAGCCATGGCAAAACTATACTCTTCACGTGCAGCTGAAAAGATCACTTCTAAGGCGATCGATTTGTTTGGCGGTAACGGATTCACTAAAGAATACCCAGTTGAAAAGTTCTGGAGAGATGCAAAAATCGGTCAAATCTATGAAGGTACGACGAATATGCAACTTCAAACGATCGCTAAAATGGAATTGGACAAATAG
- a CDS encoding site-2 protease family protein, translating into MDIAEIGAKIGIYFIPFLFALCFHEFAHGWVARLRGDNTAEQMGRLSMNPLVHMDMIGTFILPLVSIVLATPIFFGWAKPVPVNSRNLKNPRVDMFWIALAGPLSNILLAIIAAFLIGFLAKFYAAGIYFKPVFEILKAFLMTNLFLAFFNMIPLHPLDGGKVLARFLPAQLNYKLEQNEQITSMILMGLVLTGALRILAIPVFWSAQNLLTLALAGFGIS; encoded by the coding sequence ATGGATATTGCAGAAATCGGCGCCAAGATTGGCATTTATTTTATCCCATTTCTTTTTGCATTGTGCTTTCACGAGTTCGCGCATGGTTGGGTTGCGCGTCTTCGCGGAGATAACACAGCAGAACAAATGGGTCGTCTATCAATGAACCCCTTGGTTCATATGGATATGATAGGTACATTCATTTTGCCATTGGTGTCCATTGTATTGGCGACCCCGATTTTCTTTGGTTGGGCAAAACCAGTTCCCGTGAATTCTCGAAATCTTAAAAATCCCCGGGTCGATATGTTTTGGATCGCACTTGCGGGTCCCCTTTCAAACATCTTGTTAGCTATTATCGCAGCGTTTCTTATTGGATTCTTAGCGAAGTTCTACGCTGCGGGCATTTACTTCAAACCGGTGTTTGAAATTTTAAAAGCATTTTTGATGACAAATTTGTTCCTGGCGTTTTTCAATATGATCCCGCTTCATCCATTAGATGGCGGTAAAGTGCTCGCAAGATTTTTGCCAGCCCAATTGAATTACAAACTAGAACAGAACGAACAAATCACCAGCATGATTTTGATGGGGTTGGTTCTAACGGGGGCGTTGCGAATTTTGGCAATCCCTGTTTTTTGGAGTGCACAGAATTTACTTACGTTGGCTCTGGCTGGTTTCGGAATTTCATAA
- a CDS encoding segregation and condensation protein A: protein MSITVQLPKFEGPLGLLLYLIRKEEMDIMDIKIHEITKQYLDYIRLMKELDLEVAGEFIAMASTLIQIKSRMLLPQYDENGEVVEVEDPRKELVQKLLEYQKYQEAAKLLYDRPLVGRDVWLRGTRERLDEKEDEIILEDNALFSLISSYRKVLRSIKKKVHEVKAKAQSISSRVLELKDYLIVGRKVTMMELVTATEDRARQALITFLSLLELGKMGFVGLYQSEVYADIWVDTKKPIETDVLSRVEEYDSMGADRIAEQMMADAKKADPTEDLLDESADEAPAEQSAQMSFGETPMDFTAGMSDLTAEIAGMDAELDFLEKEEGTVELASDEEILAAEGELFAETVETAVEEMTAESEAVVAMNEEAVAEVELQTEALESPFETVAETISESFIETEAQEQLEEQLEVATFEPAEAVAVVAAEMVATSEENIIDTDPKTEAEA, encoded by the coding sequence ATGAGTATTACAGTTCAATTGCCCAAGTTTGAAGGACCACTGGGCTTATTGCTTTATCTAATCCGTAAGGAGGAGATGGACATCATGGATATCAAAATCCATGAGATCACAAAGCAATACTTGGATTATATCCGCTTGATGAAAGAATTGGATTTGGAAGTGGCCGGCGAGTTCATCGCGATGGCATCTACTTTGATCCAGATCAAATCACGCATGCTTTTGCCTCAATACGACGAAAATGGGGAAGTCGTAGAGGTGGAAGATCCGCGTAAAGAACTTGTTCAAAAACTTCTCGAATATCAAAAATATCAAGAGGCTGCGAAGCTTCTTTATGATCGTCCACTTGTGGGCCGTGACGTTTGGTTGCGTGGAACTCGCGAGCGTTTGGATGAAAAAGAAGACGAAATCATTCTTGAAGACAACGCTTTGTTTTCTTTGATTTCTTCTTATCGCAAAGTTTTGCGCTCTATTAAAAAGAAAGTCCATGAGGTTAAAGCGAAAGCTCAATCTATTTCTAGCCGCGTGTTGGAATTGAAAGACTATCTTATCGTGGGCCGTAAAGTCACGATGATGGAGCTGGTAACAGCGACTGAAGATCGTGCGCGCCAAGCTTTGATTACGTTCTTGTCTTTGCTTGAACTTGGTAAAATGGGCTTTGTGGGTCTTTACCAGTCTGAAGTTTATGCAGATATCTGGGTGGATACTAAGAAGCCTATCGAAACAGACGTTTTGTCACGCGTGGAAGAGTATGACTCTATGGGTGCTGACAGAATCGCTGAGCAGATGATGGCCGACGCTAAAAAAGCAGATCCAACCGAAGATCTATTAGATGAGAGTGCAGACGAGGCTCCTGCTGAGCAATCTGCACAAATGAGTTTCGGTGAAACACCAATGGATTTCACAGCTGGCATGTCTGATCTGACAGCAGAAATCGCCGGTATGGATGCTGAGCTGGACTTCTTGGAAAAAGAAGAAGGCACCGTAGAATTAGCATCTGATGAAGAAATCCTAGCGGCTGAGGGTGAATTGTTCGCTGAAACAGTTGAGACAGCAGTTGAAGAAATGACCGCAGAGTCAGAAGCAGTTGTTGCAATGAATGAGGAAGCTGTCGCGGAAGTTGAACTTCAAACCGAAGCGTTAGAATCACCGTTTGAGACAGTTGCGGAAACAATCTCTGAATCTTTTATTGAAACAGAAGCTCAAGAACAACTTGAAGAACAACTTGAAGTAGCGACATTCGAACCCGCGGAAGCGGTGGCCGTAGTCGCTGCCGAAATGGTTGCGACATCTGAAGAAAATATTATTGATACTGATCCTAAGACCGAAGCTGAGGCGTAG
- the scpB gene encoding SMC-Scp complex subunit ScpB: protein MSKKKKNSKKNKEVLDTEVMENDVAVATEVEAEEVAFEMATEETAEASAEGISEEASDELNELDGIEADASIFLQEEEESEGFLPEATDEETAEMEASEETSDDVSVEGTELDGFESADIEEVEFVDEERLESIVESVLFASDRPVSLASLKLLFKGTNIKGDKLRRVLDQLAVEYAGGRRGVTLEEVPGGYQLRTKVDNMDFLKRTLKARQFKLSGPALETLSIVAYKQPCVKSDVDEIRGVESGHLLRALMEKNLVSFEGKSDLPGRPMQYGTTRKFLEIFGLRSLKELPTLSQIDELLPEGMDEQMAEEKPTLASITDSLVASDVENVSYSSGEDELMKISSQLEEITTSSNFFEEEKRRQAEKRDLERAQNIREALAMDEPVPTRDANWLKKYDDALAAGTTLVQIKAAETAAKMAALKNGSANSSEGGAEDSVAAENTGATEEMSAEAELENELTAAEEAFDNDEDIEMASDDQIYADNEEGESSDEDELPFYGEADEIDGEGGETEAAT from the coding sequence ATGTCTAAGAAGAAAAAGAACTCCAAAAAGAATAAAGAAGTTTTAGACACAGAAGTGATGGAAAACGATGTTGCCGTGGCAACGGAAGTTGAAGCTGAAGAAGTCGCTTTCGAAATGGCGACTGAAGAAACAGCCGAGGCTTCTGCAGAAGGAATTTCTGAAGAAGCATCTGATGAGTTGAACGAACTTGACGGTATCGAAGCTGATGCTTCTATTTTCCTTCAAGAAGAGGAAGAGTCCGAAGGATTCTTGCCGGAAGCAACCGACGAAGAAACTGCAGAAATGGAAGCATCTGAAGAGACTTCAGATGACGTCTCTGTGGAAGGCACAGAGCTTGATGGTTTTGAATCTGCCGACATCGAGGAAGTAGAATTCGTCGACGAGGAACGTCTTGAGAGCATCGTTGAAAGCGTTCTGTTCGCTTCAGATCGTCCGGTTTCTTTGGCATCCTTGAAATTGCTATTCAAAGGCACCAATATCAAAGGCGACAAGCTTCGTCGTGTTCTTGATCAATTGGCTGTGGAATACGCGGGTGGTCGTCGTGGTGTTACTCTGGAAGAAGTTCCAGGTGGTTACCAACTTCGTACTAAAGTTGACAATATGGACTTCCTAAAACGTACTTTGAAAGCTCGTCAATTCAAGCTTTCTGGTCCCGCTTTGGAAACTCTTTCTATCGTGGCTTACAAGCAGCCATGTGTGAAATCAGATGTGGATGAAATCCGCGGTGTCGAGTCTGGTCACTTGTTGCGCGCTTTGATGGAAAAAAATCTGGTAAGCTTTGAAGGTAAATCAGACCTTCCAGGCCGTCCTATGCAATATGGTACAACTCGCAAATTCTTGGAAATCTTTGGTCTAAGATCATTGAAAGAGCTTCCAACTTTGTCACAAATTGATGAATTGTTGCCAGAAGGTATGGATGAACAAATGGCGGAAGAAAAACCGACATTGGCGTCTATCACAGATTCATTGGTGGCTTCTGATGTTGAAAACGTTTCTTACTCTTCAGGAGAAGATGAATTGATGAAGATCTCTTCTCAACTTGAAGAAATCACGACGTCATCAAACTTCTTTGAAGAAGAAAAACGTCGCCAAGCTGAAAAACGTGATCTTGAGCGCGCACAAAATATCCGTGAAGCACTTGCGATGGATGAACCGGTACCAACACGCGATGCGAATTGGTTGAAAAAATACGATGATGCTTTGGCGGCGGGAACGACTTTGGTACAAATCAAAGCAGCAGAAACTGCAGCTAAAATGGCAGCATTGAAAAACGGTTCCGCAAATTCCAGCGAGGGTGGAGCTGAGGATTCGGTAGCGGCTGAGAATACAGGGGCTACTGAGGAAATGTCTGCTGAAGCTGAGTTAGAAAATGAATTGACTGCAGCCGAAGAAGCTTTCGACAATGATGAAGACATCGAGATGGCTTCTGACGATCAAATTTATGCTGATAACGAAGAAGGGGAGTCATCTGATGAAGACGAACTACCGTTCTACGGAGAGGCGGATGAGATCGATGGTGAAGGTGGAGAAACTGAGGCCGCTACTTAA
- a CDS encoding HTTM domain-containing protein, which yields MKHLQFQIKRAWALWDEFWFAPQNLLGLAFMRVVLCGTLFYMSFMRFFNMWFFTDASWVTKEKSLLILPEIGRPMWDWNFWSDAYNVPINILVVILFALLTLGIGGRILMLLAWVINIGFIYRNYPVHFGADVIASLFLFYMSFTNSCERLSVLNLIRKKKSFKPSDALSSMMIRMMQVQIIAIYAYTGWEKLKGASWWDGTAMWSVLANPQMTTVDFSFLRDFPWILPIIGYMTIIFEVYFPPMVIWHKSRHVWLLMGFVMHMGIGLFMGLMPFATIMLSTYFLFLSPIALEQKVVSKLDFSKN from the coding sequence ATGAAGCATCTTCAATTCCAAATCAAACGAGCTTGGGCTTTGTGGGATGAGTTTTGGTTTGCTCCACAAAATCTTTTAGGTCTGGCATTTATGCGTGTCGTCTTGTGTGGAACTTTGTTCTACATGAGTTTTATGCGTTTTTTTAATATGTGGTTTTTCACCGATGCAAGTTGGGTCACAAAAGAAAAATCACTGCTGATTTTGCCAGAAATAGGTCGTCCGATGTGGGATTGGAATTTCTGGTCGGATGCTTACAACGTTCCAATCAACATCCTGGTTGTGATTCTGTTTGCTCTTTTGACTCTGGGAATCGGGGGCCGAATTTTAATGCTCCTTGCCTGGGTCATCAACATCGGCTTTATCTATCGCAATTATCCTGTTCATTTCGGTGCCGATGTTATCGCTTCATTGTTTTTGTTCTATATGTCTTTTACGAATTCCTGCGAGCGTTTAAGTGTGTTGAATTTGATTCGCAAAAAGAAATCATTCAAACCTTCTGACGCTTTGTCGAGTATGATGATTCGTATGATGCAGGTTCAGATCATTGCGATTTACGCCTACACGGGTTGGGAAAAACTTAAGGGTGCCAGCTGGTGGGATGGAACCGCTATGTGGAGTGTCCTTGCAAACCCGCAAATGACCACGGTGGACTTCAGTTTCCTTAGGGACTTCCCCTGGATCCTTCCCATTATTGGCTATATGACGATTATTTTCGAAGTGTATTTCCCTCCGATGGTGATCTGGCATAAAAGCCGCCACGTGTGGCTTTTGATGGGCTTTGTTATGCATATGGGAATTGGTTTATTCATGGGGCTCATGCCCTTTGCGACTATAATGCTTTCCACTTACTTCTTGTTCCTAAGCCCCATCGCTTTGGAGCAAAAGGTTGTCTCAAAACTAGACTTTTCCAAGAATTGA